In the genome of Leptidea sinapis chromosome 44, ilLepSina1.1, whole genome shotgun sequence, the window ATGTGTGAGCGATTTGATAAATCTCCAGCACTTTATAACTCTTGAgctttcatattatttacagatttactttatcacgggtagtgttccgaagagctgtttcacctgattcctgccgtcgtaTTCCaactttgcacgacacgccactaacaaggctatcatccccaccatctggatgtctggtGTTCCTCTAAGGCGCGGCCTTTACTGTAGTTGCTTTTACGTACAACCAAAAtatgcaatgagcttccttgtgcggtgttttcagaTATGggtacgctcctgtgattcttccgatgttgcaggagaatgtgggcggcggagtTCACTCACCACCAGGTGAcgcgaacgctcgtttgtctctTCCTAAAGAAAGCAATTGTTACAATTTCTAAGTCTTTGTTCATTTGTGTACTACTATGTTTTGggttaaaatttgtaataatttcttCAACATTTTAGTAGTAAGGATGCACACAAGCTTTTTCTTCGCAAATGTTGAACATTTCAGGTAACGAATATTCTTAAGTTGATCCTTCATTACACAACTAACCATTAAGTACATGGTACATAGTGTGGCCTCGACTTAACATTTAGCTTTCTATAAAAACTACGGAAACATATTTGTATTGATGAACTAGTTGAGTGCGCGGAAATTATTAACGAGTACTGTAATTACGATTCgtcgaattattttatgtatttgacGATATTATTATGGTAGAGTTTTATTTGTGGCTTTAACCAACTTAATGAagtgattatattatttcagGGTTTCGTTTGTCGACAGAGAAGAAGACAAGTATATAAAAGATACCCTCCAtaatttaataagatatatCATCCATCATCTAACGCTTCATAAATTCTCCTTCCTCAATGACTCGCTAACTACCGCAGTGCTGAGTTTTCAAAGGACTACCAATAAAACGGTCACACAATAATGAAATGTTAATCCCTTCCGCAGAAATTTGGCGTGATAATTCTTCTGATAAGTTTGTCattcgtcgaatccaactcggatgggcagcggtTGGGAAGCTCTGTAAAATCGTCTCATCCTAAATACCTCGGTGTCTGAAGACGATGGTTTTTAGCCAGTGTgtattgccagtgatgacttacggaacacagacgtgatcgttaactatgggccttatgaagaagctcatggtcgctcgagggcaatggagagggctatctATGCTCGGACTTCACCTGCGAGATCGATTTagtaatgaggagatccgtaagagaaccaaTGTCACTGACACTAATTCTCTTACGGATCTGGCAGTggtcagggcacatagctcgacggacagatggccagttgagaagtaaagtccttgaatggcgaccacgtacaggAAGGCGAATTGTTAGTAGGATGatccacaagatggatcgatgatctggtcaaggtcgccggaatatgttggatgagggcaccgCGGGAGCTaacgtcatggcgatctttggggtaAGCATTTGTCCTGTAGTGGACGTCGAAAATATGCAGCGTGTATAAGGCGCTGTTTCGGCCTCACATTTCACTTCTCGAGACTGCCCAGAATCAGCTTGAGCTATTTTAATGCTTGCTACCAGAACTGATTCAATAGATTCGGTGTAAGAAGGTCGCGCCATCTTTTACCTCATATATTATGAAGAGGGTTTCAAAGAGAATTGCAACATCATAGCACTCGCCACAAGGTCTCTACAAACTCCTCGTTCAACCACACTGTGGAATGAAGAACCTTCTGCAGAGTGTCCAGCTCCATAATACGCTGTCATATCTTGTAATATCGAACCAGGGACAGCAGTATCATTGCAGAACATGGGCAGCGGAGATTAacaccatcaggtgacccattcGCTGGTTTGTCCTTAGGTCACAcagaaacaatatatttatatgcttCAGGGAAAAGTTTTAATCTAAAGGCATCCATATGTCAGTCTGATATTTTAACAGAACATTCCTattcctaaaaaaaaaacaatcaaagtCCTACCTTTAGGAATGCCAGTGCTCCCAGAAGTGTAAAGAACAATGGCGATGGTATCAACGGTGTTCTGGGCCAGGACTTCCGTGTCGCTGGGTCTGTCGGCCGGCAGCGAGCTGGCTTCCAGTGATAGCTCCTCGAACGATATGGCTGCCACACCGCTGCTAGCAAACGTCGAAGGGTTGACTGTCCAAAGAAATTGACACACTTAAAAATACAACTGTTCGTTTGAAAGCTGGCAATATATAGCAACCAATTGTTAATAAGCACCCACTAACCGATGAGGATTTCATCTGAGAACGTAGATTTATAATAGAACAAAGATTTACCTGTGTCATCGTATATGATGAGAGAGGGCTGTGCATCGCCCAGGATGTGGGAGACCCTCGCCTGAGGGAAGCTGGGGTCCAGGGGTACGTAGGCGGCACCGGCCTTCCACGTGGCCAGCAGTGTGAGTATCGTGCTGGTGGTATACAACttctgtgagtgtgtgtgtgtacaaaATAAGTTTTACCAGAGGaacgctcctttgcaccggatgccggctagattatgggtaccaaaacgaagcctatttctgccgtgaagcagttatgtgtaagtattactgtgttccggcctgaaggtgccgtagctagtgaaattactgggcaaatgagacttgacaccttatgtctcaaggtgacgagttaagttgtagttccgctcagaatttttgggttcttcaagaatcctgagtggcactgcattgtaatgggcagggtgtatcaattaccatcagctgaacgtcctgctcgcatcgtcccttattttcataaaaaaaagtcaaccAACAACCAATATTGACGACGACTTACGTTGAatcttgaatttaaatgatttattattatgggTTTTATCAAAGCCAGAAGCACCACAGCTTCACAGAAGTGACGCCACACTGAAATATGAAACATTCCAAGTTCCGCGTACATTACGTAGCGTGTGCGTTGCTACGACCGATCCGAATGTAGCGGCAGAGCTCGGTCATCGGTGGCAGGAACAAAGCATCTGggggtctactcgcaaaatcgacaatacatttggaacgatacgatattACTCCAAGTATATCGTATCGACCctattttaacaaatattcgacttccttatcgtttatcgtaaccacagactaatattttgatttttttacgatgcaAGAGTGAATAGACGTTATATCTACTCTGTCACGTGCAATGTCCAGGTggagtatcagctcgatctgcCACCTGCTGCCACCACCAAACTTACTTGTGGGAGGGCTGCATACAGACAGCTATGACGTAATCGCGGTCCCGGTTGGGCCCCGCCGGCCGCGCGTGCGCAGCTATGGCCCGCCCCATAGCGTTGGTCCTCCCATCCAGTTCCGCGTAGCTCACTCGGACGCTGCACGTTTCATCTGTATTACACCACAGGGCTATTATACACTACTCTTTTTAAGGGTACCTCTGAACGCTACAGCGAGTCAACAGGAAATCATTTCCTGGTTTGAGATAGAGTTCAATACAAATATTGTAGCTTTTGTAAGTGTTAGAATAAAAGCGAAAATTATGCAGTTTGTGTCTGGAGGGTGATGTTGTTCGAAGTTTGAGGATTCGGAGGATTTGGAGGTGAGTAGGAGAATGTCGTTGTGACCGTCCTCCCTAGCCGGTACTCCTGCCAGGGATGTCTCTCGCCGCcacaaaagttatttaaaactaaaataatgtaatcatcatcatcattatcatcagctggaagacgtctacGGCTGGAGAAAggactcccccaaagatttccgcgacgatcggtcctgcgctgccctcgtccaacatattgtgatcttgaccagatcgtcggtccatcttgtggggtgtctaccaacactgtgtcttccagtacgtggttgccattcgaggactttactgccccaacggccatccgttgaactatgtgccctgcccactgccattcagttttgcaatcattttggctatgtcggttactttggttctcctacggatctcctcacttctgattcgatctcgcagtaAATAATGTAATGGAATAGAATTATTGTAGGGTAGGCATATAATTACGGTTTGGtttttcatagttttaataataatgtctaTACCTGAGTATAGCAAGGCGGTCCTGTCTGCCGAGCGACACTGTAGACGGTCGGGAAGCGGCGCTGCCTGCACCGACACTCGCGCCCCAGACGTCACGGAGACTCGCGGCAACGAACCCATCTTTCCTGTCAACCATAACCACCATATTAACAGCTAAGACACGCACTGAACAGTTCAGATACGTATACAAGGATTGGTACAAAatatatccataaaaaaaacatacgtgcaattcacacgtgatagaagtgaaacctccaaaaattttggcttcagttCAATTTGGGTcaggtacttaatttatattatgacaaAGCAACATTtaccgggtcagcacttgtataataattttaagatgtacTATATGCATGATCCTCTAAActacatatgaagtcctggtacatgttgctaggatgacacatgatgtCAACCGCTTTgtaagacattactatcaccgcgaCCATGTTTATGTTCTCCTGGCGTCtgtgtagtaatacgtcgtgagtatgacgtcagaatatattaaggtatactcgggccatacataagacaatattttcttcaactatgattgcctggtactaaaacactgtataatgcttcctatctcattttctcccacgttaaatcttatgaatttatatatgtgtgtgtctcttttttcgtttcatcgactctCAAATCACGACGCTtaagaagttttactttaaaaatatacaatattttacctATTACTACTTGTGCTTTTTGGTCATATTACACACTAACCTAAAAAAATGTTGAAtctcaaaaataaaagaaaccaACATGacatgtttattataattgtataactTTATTATCCTAATCACAATaactttgtaataaaaataatataggaaCAAATATCAATGTAACATCTTTCGTACTTCTTGTAaatcattgatttatttatttattcttcatgaaacatcaacagtacacacatattacaattacataatatagaattacaagaaattaaattactgaTGTGAGTACCAATAACAAATGTACACAACATTCATAGTTGCTGCTGCGACAATTAACTATTTACtacttacaaacttattattactaactattaactaataacataatataaacttagaaaataacaatttaaagttaATGATGGACTTTTACTTATGTAAGACTACAATTATTAGattaaaaaaggaataaaagataaaaaataaatgccttttggtttttattaattGGGATGTTTTCGTAGGTTACGTTTGAGTTCCTGTGGATTATTGGAAAATATATCTAAGTTCTCTATTTTTCTATTTGTCTCATGGTATTGCATAAGCAGTCGTGGTAGTGGTGAATACGACCCTAAGTTTATTCGATTGCGTggtatatcaaaaatacatgaattattagctttttttttgggaataggaggacaaacgagcgtacggatcacctggtgttaagtgatcaccgccgcccacaatctcttgcaacaccagaggaaacacaggagcgttgccggcctttaaggaaggagtatgcgtatcgtcgcggaaacaccgcataaagAAGCTAACTccaagaaagctccttgaaaaccgcactgtggcggaccgccatacatccagatggtggggatgatatcctaacctatggcgtgtcgtgcgaaggtataTAGAAGGTATATATAAGAAGGTATAAGAATATAATAGCTTTGAGAGGCATATTATGAAGGATGTATAATTTtacagtttttaataattttggacaataaataaatggttTATTATATCAATTCATggttaacattttaatttatcactTGTCTCTATTAGAAATCTcggaaaacattatttttcagTTCAAAATATTTGCCAAGACGAATTTCTGCATACCTGcccaaaataaaaatcaatgtcGGATAACTCATACTGCACTATCGACCAAATCCCCCACAAAAAATGAGAAGCGAGAGATAAGTGCTGCACATGTTCGTATACTCTTTCTATTTCATGTGTTATCATCATCATATGTCGCCGTGGCCGTTACGATTGGTCACGGTCAGATACTCCATAAGGTAAGTGCGGATCCATGATTTCTGAAACTCTTCACTCGGATATATCGCATAATCAATATCGTCAATAGATAATCCAACAAACTCGTTAAAATGATTCGCGATGTCGTATGCTTGATAGTTATAAGCGGCATACTCATAGTCAATAAATGAGACAATTCCTTGACAGTTGTAGTAGATCACGTTTCGTAGAAGCAAATCATTGTGAGCAAAAACTAGCGGGCTCTCGGTTCTCATCAAGTGAGACTTGAGTCTCTCATACTCTATCCACAGTCTTGTTTTTGATCCAAATTTTTTTGCGAATCTCGTAGTATTGGTATACTAAACCATTTGCAAACACACCATATATTTTTGGTGCTAAATTAAGTTTTTGAtgaatagttatatatatatcaatatatctataatattatcCACATGCCATctgtaaacaatttaaatttaactttatctGGAGACCAATTTGGTCTTAtttcttttaagattttaaatacACAACTATACAAATCAGTTTCTTCTATCTCTACAGGCATATATTTATGAGCTGCTTGATAACGCAACGACAGAATAAATAAtagctaaaaataaaaaaaatgtcgcaCTATAAACTGAACTGAACTTAACCGCGATTTGCCGCGAAATACGAATGCAATGCGCGAAAGTGACGAAACTGTAGatgtagataaaaaatatgtagattaagattcttttattgttgtttgcttgagttctcgtgacaCGCTTCGTTATGCTGGCTTAAatatcactgcttgtggcggcgacatgggacgggtcgtccccttccctaaatatggtcgagggaggcgatggctagcccatgcgtcatgctcgtgaacgggtgctacagtggcaggatgatcctgttaccggaAGCTCTGCTTtaaattcttaaaagttataatattttttttaaatcgcttataaactcaataacttttgttttgtattaatttacatttactttttgacttactcgtgtaaaatagtaactatttgacgtttgagtatgtttgttgcatcactttgcataggtatagtgtaattgaaattatttgtaaaacgataaaaatgTGAAAACTTGATTTTGATGCCTTTACggagtagcggtaaattcaatgagaaaaaccattttttacattcataagtgtgtcatttccgtgacctaaatgaataaattgattttgatttgattttgatactTTCGGAATTAGTATGGATTATTGCGGAACCATAAATGGTTTCGGATCAAGAGTTATCAATTATCCATTAGCGTGGAATAAATtagtaatgaaataaaatccctttattataaatgttaatgtgAATTGTAATTGCTTGTCACGTAAAATAGATGTCTGTTCTAGAGCGTTCAGTGGTCAAGGCATTCTTCGAAATATTTCCTGATTAAGAAACGTCATATGTAATTTAATGGTTTGCCGTGATTATTTATGATTTCATTGATTGCTTCACGCTTAAATACAACATAACATTATTGTGTGGTACTGTGATGGCGCGTAATTTCAAGGGACGAGAgaagcaggacgttaagctgatggtaattgatacaccctgcccgttacaatgcagtgctgttcaggattcttgaaaaaacataaaaaattctgagtggcactacaattgcgctcgtcactttgagacatggcccagtaatttcactagatacagcgcccttcagggcgaaacacaataatgcttacactatactgtttcacggcagaaataggcgccgttgtggtacccacaatctagccggcatcctgcaaaggagcctcccacaggtaaatTGTTTGAAATGTTGTACATGAAACTCTTGAGATATTTCTAAAGAatgttttattaagttttaattttatatgacgCATACCCCTAATATTAATTCGCCATACCCTCTTTATTGAAACCCTATTTCATATGCTGTACCTAACTGTAAGACTTCGTCTATAACCTACCACATCGTGAATGCAATAAatgtatatgaatatgaatataatatatgtagatgtatatgaaatataaatgtatatgctGACGATTTAGTTTTAtactatcattttttttttcatttataaatagatatgatccatatttttgctgctacgaaatagcAGGTATGATTTCTCTATGAAATATCTTTTGATGGGATAGAAaaattacgtttaaaaaaactgacttcaaaagctgaaaagtatcaaataactaaaaatttaatttaatacacctttacctttaatataaattaaatgctattatttatatgtgttacctatttataggttttaagtcggtcaTCGAAATtatgtaaatcggatcataaatctcagagtaatcggtgtacatacattaaaaaaaataccgattgaattgacaacctcctcctttttgaagtcggttaaaaatagatcCACCGGCTTCATGGCCTTCACAAGGCCTTAATTAAGGAGTACGTTGATCGGGGCATGTtggtaaatcaaatcaaatcaaaatcattttattgtcTATGAATCATTAaacgacacttatgaatgtcgaagtttttttctttttcaaagcTACAACCACTTCAGAAAAGGTTGAGtgttaatgagaagaagtggcaggaAACTcatggccactcttttaaatgaacatttgtaacttaattgttttacaaattattttaattacaaaataatatgtaaagtgatgcgaCTAaattactcaaacgtcaaatatagacctactcaatgccttacacgagtaagtcataaaaataaatgtaaattaataatcacaaagatatgtataattaaatatttttttttaaagaaatgaaTCAGAATTTCCTATAACAGAATCATCTAGCCATatagcatgacgcatggaccagccgtCGCCTCGCtcaaacatattttaaggaaatGGACCGACACCGCCACAAGCAATGGCATTTGGCAAGCCTGTCACAAGAATTCAACCAAATGACAAGCGGGTGCTTCAATtaacatcaaaaagtattcgaAAGGaatcatttttagggttccgtagccaaatggcaaaaatcgGAACCTTtctggattcgtcatgtctgtctgtctgtctgtctgtccgtccatatgtcacagccacttttttccaaaactatatgaactgttgaaacttggtaagtagttgtattctgtgaaccgcattaacattttcacacagaAATaggaaaaaacaataaattttgagggTAATATGGGGAATATttaaaactgaaactcaaaaatttttcatcaaacccatacgtgtcgGTTATCTatagataggtcttcaaaaatgatattgaggtttctaaaatgttttttttctaaactgaattgtTTGTGCGAGAGTCACTGTGAAAAGTCCACCCTCCctgtaacttttaaaataagagaatgataaaactaaaaaaatataatgtgatgTACTTTATCATGCAAACTGCCACCGACAATTgttttgaacgagatctagtaagtagttttttttaaatgacgcgagctcatttgcactgtatgattttgagcaacgACGTTTTGcctttttcatttatttattttaatattattattctttctaaATGGTATGTAACAAGATGGTATCCCAGGGAAGGGAAAAGGAAAAGAGGTAGACCCCAGAAAAGATTAAAGGACGATATCAGGGAAGTGGCCGGAGTAACTTGGAACAGAGTGGCTCAAGAAAGACGCGAATGGAAACGGTTGGAGGAGGGCTTTGCCGATTGACAAACAGatccacaaaaaataaaaaaaatacaaattattttactagaataagttattttgtttctaatgttttatgtttgttttagagTATTGTTAGTTATCTTTGTTAGttaagatctgaatattattattctttctaaataacttatatattacgTTCCtcgctgctacggaaccctggGCGAGTCCCAATCGCACTTggctgtttttttaataaatgccttttatgtcctAACTTAACACGTTGGTGGACAGTACTGTGTCAGTAGTTGCGGCTACTGAGACACTACTTATTTTCATACAGTGCCCACGGGCGTAGTGTTAtaacacatatttaaaaaatatatgacatGACACAACGGCCCTATGTTACTGTGCTTCTTTCTATTCCATTctgacaaatttttattttgtaggcTAGTTGCTCTGTCAATACCCATGTCTGACAACCGTATAATAATGGTAGTATGCACGTATTAAAtacttttcttttgtttttcatatgcatttctttatttttcattactGCATTAAGTGAtcagtataaagttatacctgagaataagccaagatgtttacaaatagaaattTCGCTTACGTTTGGTTTATTCGGGCGTATAAAGTTTCTCGCGTTAATTGCAAGGCTGGTGAATTCGGAAAACTTTATAATTATCGTTGTATTGAcagcactgacctgtataaatactacTGGGCAGGCTGTTCCTTaagtttgacagcaattttttatgcctatttgaagcgccactcgcgagcatcTAGAGAATTTGACGTATTATACGAATGGATGCGAgagaaacgtacaatactcttaagtatttttgcattttcaattaatttcggtcgttttttaCGTCTATACGTACACGCTTTTATCCGCAGTGTTATATAATTTCATGATGTTCATTACGTTGAGTCTAGTCAGAATACGAAGATGATGACATACGAAGAAGATGATGACAAATCACCATCGACTTCTACATAACTAGACGAAGAGCATGTTGACACGCCAGATGATATAGCAGCTCTAGTCTAGCGTATACAACTTGTATATGAGGCAAGAGATTCATTGTCTGAAATTGTGCATCCGGCACGGGATGTTTGATACTGATCGTCAGATACGTACTCTTCATCACCAGCAAATGGGTCTTCACTCGATTCAAATAGGACTTGAAGtcgtttttgttatttttgtaagcGAGTCTCGAGATATTTGCAATAAATTTAGCTACAAATTTAGTACAACAAAATCGAGTTCACAACAAACATTATCAAcgttgtttagatttacaactagactttaattattatttagtatacataaaacaataaaatttcatttcattgaaAATAAACAGAAGTAACTTTTTAGATAAAAATTGCGCGCGAAATCTTATAGCGACATGTCGGAACACTGCAGCGGCGCACTACTCGACTCATCGTATGAAACTATGACGCCCATGAGCGTAGTGTGCGTAGAGAGAGGTCCATAAAAAACTTGAATGTGAGCGTGGAGGTGCTTTATTTGGGGATTTTTTGGAAATTGTGTTGTGACAGTACTAAAGTCTTAATTATACCTGTGGTGACAGTACAACATGGCGTTCCTTATGATAGTATGGAAAATCAGTCGTCGTTTGGCGTACTGATTTTACGCAAGTAAAAACTCAGACGTCGACAGGCGTACTGCCGTATCACTTTTAGCTACATAGACGCCTGTGACCGTTACTGTCCACCGACGTGTTTAGTgattccttttatgttttttggtCAGTGATATTGTGGCCACCATGAGGTAGAAATGTTGTACTGTGTGCTGTGTGACCAATACCAAGTTAAAGCTAATTTTTCAACTTAAGTATGCCCGAGACCTTTAATCTTTTCAGAGTAATAAATATCAATTCTGTTTATTAGCCACGGCACGATTTGTCATTGTATAGATACTCGTTTtagatttaattcaatattg includes:
- the LOC126977201 gene encoding LOW QUALITY PROTEIN: ethanolamine kinase 2-like (The sequence of the model RefSeq protein was modified relative to this genomic sequence to represent the inferred CDS: deleted 1 base in 1 codon), coding for MPRSTFAKKFGSKTRLWIEYERLKSHLMRTESPLVFAHNDLLLRNVIYYNCQGIVSFIDYEYAAYNYQAYDIANHFNEFVGLSIDDIDYAIYPSEEFQKSWIRTYLMEYLTVTNLYEHVQHLSLASHFLWGIWSIVQYELSDIDFYFGRYAEIRLGKYFELKNNVFRDF